The DNA sequence TACCCAATTTCCTTCAGCAGCTTCGATTCTCGGTCCGCCTCTCGTTGCAGTGTGCGGATGCTTCGGTCCGAGCGTCGCAGATGGGCAAAGAATTCTCGGTCAGACGGTGGCTGGTGCTTTGACGTCATAAGGTTGCTCCAATGAAAAAAATAGGCGGGGATTGCCACCACCCCGAGCACGAAGCTCAGGACAGTGGCGGTGTGGTTGATGGAAGGGTGTTTCGCAGGGTGCTGCGGAATGTGCTTTGCCGTGCGAACGAGGCGGGGATAAGCCAGAGGTGCTTTCATAAGGGGGCGGGATGGGGTACTGCGAAGTCACTTCCCTGGGCGGGCAGGTGCCGCGCGGGTCCGCTCCGGTGGGGTAGCCCTGACTGGGCCCTGTACGGCGCTCCTGCACGGCGAGCGGGGCTGCAGCGTGGCGTTTGGGGTGGGGGCTCGGCTGCACCGGCACTGGTGCGAGTCGGGGAAGCGGCGGGAGTGGCCCGTCCGTGGGCCAGGGGGACGTCAGCTTACGACGCGGAGTGCCGGCGGTTGCTTGCTGGCCTGCGCGATCTTCTCCGAGGCACTGTTGGAGGCGTCCTGCAGGGTGCGGGTCGAGAGATGGGCGTAACGTTGCGTCACGCTCGGATCAGAGTGGCCGAGGATCTGCTGCACCTCGTAGAGCGATCGCCCGCTATTCACGAGCATGCTGGCGTGCTGGTGTCTCAGGTCGTGTATGCGCAGGTTGGGTAGACCGGCAGCGATGCGAATCCGACCCCATACGGTATTCACCACGGTCAACGGTTCCTTGGTCTTGGTGTTGATGAACAAGTACTCGTTCTTTCCCTCAGTGCCGAGGTTGGCGAGCACCTCCAGGGCGGCGTCGTTCAACGGCACCGAGCGAACGCGCTTCGACTTGCTGTTTGCCGCCGGAATCCTCCAGGTCCGGTTGGCCTTGTCGATATGTTCCCAGCGGGTCTGCAAGGCTTCGTTAAGGCGAGCGCCGGTGGCGAGCAGGAATAACATTGCATTGGATACCATTCGGGCCTTGGAGGTTCGGAGCGCGAGCAGTAGCCGGTTCAGCTCGTCGTCGGTTAGATAGCGCTCGAGCCGATTGTCCTCCCGGAACAGCGGCACCTTGGCGACGGGGTTCTTGTCGAGCATCTCCCACTGCACCGCGAGGTTCAGTGCTGCCCGAAGCAGCTTCAGGTGGTGGTCGCAAGTGGCCGGCGCAAGGCCCTCGGTACGCAGGTCCGTGTGGAAGGTCTGGATCTGGTGCCGGGTCAGCTGGTTGAGCTGGAAGTGGCCGAGCGTGGGCACTATGCGCAGCCGGATCATCGATTCGTCGTAGGTGAACGAACGCTTCCGTGCGCTGGCATACGGCGTGTACTTCTCCTCCAGGAATTCCTTCAGGGTCAGCACCGCCTTAGCCGCCCGCGCCTGTTCCTGCGGGTTGGCGCCGAGGGCGATCTTCGCCTTCAACTCCTTCGCCTTCTTGCGGGCGTCGGCAAGCGATATATCCCGAACCGCGCCGATGCGCTCATGGCAGGTCTTCCCGGTGGCGTCGCGGTATCTCAGATACCAGGTCGGGTTGGCCGGGTTGACGGATCGGACCTCGGCGTACAATCCGGGTGAGTTGGCGTCGCACATCTCGATGCGCTTCTTGTCCGGCGGGCAGTGCAGCTCGTTATCGATGTAGGCTTGGGTCAGGGGTAATACGGGCATAGAAATGCCTCCTCGAAGGTTGAAGGGGGGTAGCCGCAATGCCCCTCAGCACCGCGGCCCCGCTATGTGGTTGGTTGTTAATCGAGCATTGCTGCAGTAGCGTCGTTGACTAGAGCCTCTGTGCCGGGAAACCACCAGCCGTATCGACCGGCGTGATAGCAGGCACACAGCTTCACCAGCTGGACGTGGTGGTCGTTCAGCTCCGCGATAACGTCCGGGTCGAGCAGAGTGTCGACATGGTCAGCGCGAGTGAATCGCGGGTCGAATTTCCACTCTTCGACTTGCGACGAAACCCAGGTGTCCAGCGACTCTCGTATCAGGAAAAATTCGCCGCAGAGCATGAACTCGACCATCGGATCGTCCTGCCCACCCCATGCGGAGGCATTCTGGTGGTCGGTTCGAAAGCTAATTGCATTACGCATAAAAGTTACTCCAGTAAATATTGAATTTGCGGAACGGATCCGCGGTAACGATTGGCCGCGCGCCGCGCACTACGGCGTGACGATCGACACTTTCCATTTGGAGTAAGTTTGTGCCCGGTCCCCGGGAGCGATGCGCTTGCACTCCAGGGGGCGGAATAGACACGTCAAAAGGCGCTGCTAAAGGAACGGATTAAAAAGCAATATCTGCAGCCTCGCTGTCGGAGGCGCCTTCGTCGGGAATGACTGCGGGCTCGATCAAAAGGTAATAACAGTGGGAGCCGTGCTCGCGCACCTCGTAGTTCCATTTGGACAGGGTCGAGACATGGCCGGTGTACCTTTCCAGCAGCGCTTCGGCGGCGCGCCTGCTCAGCCCGGCATGCTTGCGCAGCGCCTTCACCAGGTCGGCCTTCTTGCATTGCCCCGAACGGATGCTGTGCTCGACGACGCTGATAGCTTCCGCATCGACATCCACGGCCGCCATGGGGATTCCACTGTCTGGCTCGGTGGCCTCCACGATCGCTACCGATTCGAGCATCTCCTCGTAGGACACGCCACTGCCGACGCGGTAGCTGAAGCGAGCCGTATCGGCCACGGATCCTCTGCGCTTCTCGTAGTTGAATTCAACGACGCACGTACCCGATTCGCGGCCCTTGTCGATCACGTCGACCACATATACGCAGTCGAAGTCGTCCTTGATATCGGTGGTGCCGGCATGGATAGATCTGCCGTCCACTGCCTTTTTCTTGTTGACATGCGCCAGGGCAATCAGTGTTCCTCCCTGGGCAACAAACTTTCGCACCACGCGGGTAAATGTGGATGATTTCGTCTTGTCCATGAGGTCGGTGAACGCCTTGGCGGTATCCAAGATCATGATGAGGTTGCGGGCCGTTCCATCCGTTGAGGCTTGTATCAGCAGGTCCGGAAGCATCGTTGTCTCGAATCCATTGTGCCCGGGAGACAGCATGTCGAACCCGTTCTTCTCCGCAATCTGCAGCTTCTGGACGAGTCCTCTCGAATTGTCATCGGCGTTCACAAAGCGCACATGACTCGGGGGAATGCGGCCCTGAGCTATCGCGTTGATCAGGCCCTTGATCACCAGCAATGTCTTGCCTGTGTTGGGGGCAGCGTAGATGCACGTTGATTGTCCGCGCAGTGCCAACGGTTCGAAGACGAAGACTTCGTCTGCAACTTGTTTCGCTAGCTCTGCGCTTTTCCCGGTCAACGAAAAGCGCTGAAAGGGGTCGGTACGAGGAGCGCCGTGCTGGGGCTGTGGCGACGGCGAGATGGCGGATTCGCGTTGCTCGACGGTTTCTGTCGGTACAACCTGAAAGGCCTCCCAACTGCTGCCCTTGATGCGGCCCAGATCGACACCTTGGTCCTTCGCAATGTGGCACACGCTCGCGATGGTTACCGTAGCGCCTGCATGGCCGCCAAATGACT is a window from the Gammaproteobacteria bacterium genome containing:
- a CDS encoding tyrosine-type recombinase/integrase — its product is MPVLPLTQAYIDNELHCPPDKKRIEMCDANSPGLYAEVRSVNPANPTWYLRYRDATGKTCHERIGAVRDISLADARKKAKELKAKIALGANPQEQARAAKAVLTLKEFLEEKYTPYASARKRSFTYDESMIRLRIVPTLGHFQLNQLTRHQIQTFHTDLRTEGLAPATCDHHLKLLRAALNLAVQWEMLDKNPVAKVPLFREDNRLERYLTDDELNRLLLALRTSKARMVSNAMLFLLATGARLNEALQTRWEHIDKANRTWRIPAANSKSKRVRSVPLNDAALEVLANLGTEGKNEYLFINTKTKEPLTVVNTVWGRIRIAAGLPNLRIHDLRHQHASMLVNSGRSLYEVQQILGHSDPSVTQRYAHLSTRTLQDASNSASEKIAQASKQPPALRVVS
- a CDS encoding PriCT-2 domain-containing protein; the protein is MSHSDKKGGADPHAINSATQPAGTAQPDYKAAALDWFECGLAVIPIVPLLKKTAVTWDPWLADLSDKKITEYWTQHPAYEVGFVVSEDLIVFDADTPQAVAALAEIEQAFDVTPRWVHKTRRGEHHFFRRAPGTYAKSDAHSIAEHPERIDVKTGRSIVVLPPSTGKSVEMREVEHASDLSEASQNLIDAVFRHNGRPEPRPAPECTSRPAGVEQQSVQQRDFELLIELLDPDCGYEEWRTVLMAAHHTYGGDERGLEVVDNWSAKGKKYDGSAELRAKWKSFGGHAGATVTIASVCHIAKDQGVDLGRIKGSSWEAFQVVPTETVEQRESAISPSPQPQHGAPRTDPFQRFSLTGKSAELAKQVADEVFVFEPLALRGQSTCIYAAPNTGKTLLVIKGLINAIAQGRIPPSHVRFVNADDNSRGLVQKLQIAEKNGFDMLSPGHNGFETTMLPDLLIQASTDGTARNLIMILDTAKAFTDLMDKTKSSTFTRVVRKFVAQGGTLIALAHVNKKKAVDGRSIHAGTTDIKDDFDCVYVVDVIDKGRESGTCVVEFNYEKRRGSVADTARFSYRVGSGVSYEEMLESVAIVEATEPDSGIPMAAVDVDAEAISVVEHSIRSGQCKKADLVKALRKHAGLSRRAAEALLERYTGHVSTLSKWNYEVREHGSHCYYLLIEPAVIPDEGASDSEAADIAF